A region of Geobacillus sp. 46C-IIa DNA encodes the following proteins:
- a CDS encoding spore germination protein: MTAPPPSVWATLQTLASSMDFQTKVYRNDTSGLYLWVSYVEPMINMETVVRSIFPYLFHCPFSSLEDIRQVLPIDDAYISSDPNDVKEKLLEGYLFIRLHETDETGLLVKAQKTLERTLTIPEVEFSVVGPKESFIESLETNLYLLRKRIPIDRLTVKMTSVGTLSKTKIAVVYIDGIANPDNVQTVLQRIEQVEFDEMIDSSYIVQIISDNRHSPFPQLLDTERPDRVAAVLAEGKVAIMVDGSPHVLIGPTTLVEFFSSFEDYFLSWTIASFFRLIRLFSVTFSILITPIYVATLNYHYELIPKDLLGTLITSRREIPFPPILEVLFLELTIELLREAGARLPTKVGQTIGIVGGIVIGTASVEAGLTSNVLLILVALAALASFTTPVYKIGNTIRLMRFPFILFAEMWGLLGVAFCFCIVMTHLLYLTSLGRPFLAPLYPPRWRDLKDAFIRLPFTSQSKRPETLRTKQPIRFDQKKAREKRDIDE; this comes from the coding sequence ATGACAGCTCCACCGCCATCCGTATGGGCGACACTGCAAACATTAGCGAGCTCGATGGACTTCCAAACGAAAGTGTACCGGAACGACACATCCGGTCTCTATCTATGGGTGTCGTATGTCGAACCGATGATTAATATGGAAACTGTCGTTCGTTCGATTTTCCCTTACTTGTTTCATTGTCCGTTTTCATCGTTAGAAGATATACGCCAAGTTCTTCCGATCGACGACGCATATATTTCCAGCGACCCAAATGATGTGAAGGAAAAATTGCTCGAGGGATATTTATTCATCCGTCTTCATGAAACGGACGAAACCGGGCTGCTCGTAAAGGCGCAAAAAACATTGGAACGGACACTCACGATCCCCGAAGTGGAATTTAGCGTCGTCGGTCCGAAAGAGTCGTTTATTGAATCGTTGGAAACGAATTTGTACTTATTGCGCAAACGAATTCCGATCGACCGTTTGACGGTCAAAATGACAAGCGTCGGAACGCTGTCGAAAACGAAAATCGCCGTTGTGTACATTGATGGCATTGCTAATCCCGACAACGTCCAAACGGTTCTTCAGCGCATCGAGCAAGTGGAATTTGACGAGATGATCGACAGCTCTTATATCGTGCAAATTATTTCGGACAATCGGCACTCCCCCTTTCCGCAGCTGCTCGATACGGAGCGCCCGGACCGAGTCGCTGCCGTGCTGGCCGAAGGAAAAGTAGCGATTATGGTGGATGGATCTCCGCACGTGTTGATCGGTCCAACGACGTTAGTTGAATTTTTTTCATCTTTTGAAGACTATTTTCTCAGTTGGACGATCGCATCGTTTTTCCGTCTCATCCGCCTGTTTTCGGTCACCTTTTCCATTTTGATCACGCCGATCTATGTAGCGACGTTGAACTATCATTACGAACTGATTCCAAAAGATTTACTCGGCACTTTGATTACATCGAGAAGGGAAATTCCGTTCCCGCCCATTTTGGAAGTGTTGTTTCTCGAGCTAACGATTGAGCTATTGAGGGAGGCCGGGGCGCGGCTCCCGACGAAAGTCGGCCAAACGATCGGGATCGTCGGCGGAATTGTTATTGGAACAGCTTCCGTTGAAGCCGGTTTGACAAGCAATGTTTTGCTCATCTTAGTGGCGCTCGCCGCACTGGCTTCTTTTACTACCCCGGTTTATAAAATCGGGAACACGATTCGCTTGATGCGTTTTCCCTTTATCCTGTTCGCCGAGATGTGGGGGTTGCTTGGCGTTGCTTTTTGTTTTTGTATTGTCATGACCCATCTGCTTTACTTGACTTCGCTCGGGCGTCCGTTCCTTGCCCCTTTGTATCCGCCCCGTTGGCGGGATTTAAAAGACGCGTTCATCCGCCTGCCGTTTACAAGCCAATCGAAACGGCCGGAAACATTGCGGACCAAACAGCCCATTCGCTTTGATCAGAAAAAGGCAAGAGAAAAAAGGGACATCGACGAATGA
- a CDS encoding spore coat protein codes for MNTRQVQNPETQVPKTPQMNERDFLNDMLTTEKYMTLSYSVFLHEASNQPLYQDIMNIFIETQNCQRDLYNLMFKKGWYKLEAADLQKLQQTYQQFQGYTSQFPYQGNHLQ; via the coding sequence ATGAACACAAGACAAGTGCAAAACCCGGAAACGCAAGTGCCGAAAACACCACAAATGAATGAGCGCGACTTTTTGAACGATATGTTGACGACGGAAAAATATATGACGCTCTCTTACAGCGTGTTTTTGCATGAGGCGAGCAACCAACCGTTATACCAAGATATAATGAACATTTTTATAGAAACGCAAAACTGCCAGCGCGATCTGTACAATTTAATGTTCAAAAAAGGCTGGTACAAGCTCGAAGCGGCCGATCTGCAAAAGCTCCAGCAAACGTACCAACAGTTCCAAGGGTATACCAGCCAGTTTCCTTATCAAGGAAACCACCTGCAGTGA
- a CDS encoding proline dehydrogenase family protein: MEQLMRDFFLFLSKNKTLTKLAKQYGLRFGASRFVAGETIDEAVRVIRQLNEKGLAVTVDYLGEFVDNEREANEMARHCLEAIEAISREKLNSQLSLKMTSMGLDISDDLVMRNMRRILEAAKQRGVFVTIDMEDYSRCQKTLDIFKRLKTEYDNVGTVLQAYLYRTEKDIDDLKPYRPNLRLVKGAYKESPEVAFPDKKDVDENFKKIIKQHLLNGNYTAVATHDDAIIEYTKQLVKEYNIPNSQFEFQMLYGIRPERQIELAREGYTMRVYVPYGTDWYGYFMRRLAERPANVAFVLKGMIRK, from the coding sequence GTGGAGCAGCTGATGCGAGACTTTTTCTTGTTCCTGTCGAAAAATAAAACGTTGACAAAGTTGGCGAAGCAATACGGCCTCCGCTTCGGCGCTTCAAGATTTGTCGCCGGCGAAACGATTGATGAAGCGGTGCGCGTCATCCGCCAGCTGAACGAAAAAGGGTTGGCCGTCACGGTCGACTACTTAGGGGAATTTGTGGACAATGAGCGGGAAGCAAACGAGATGGCGAGGCACTGTCTTGAGGCGATTGAGGCGATCAGCCGGGAAAAATTAAACTCGCAGCTGTCGTTGAAAATGACATCGATGGGGCTTGATATTTCCGATGACCTTGTGATGCGCAATATGCGCCGCATTTTAGAGGCAGCGAAACAGCGCGGCGTATTTGTGACGATTGACATGGAAGATTACTCGCGCTGTCAAAAGACGCTCGATATTTTTAAGCGGTTGAAAACAGAGTACGATAACGTCGGCACGGTGCTGCAGGCGTATTTATACCGGACGGAAAAAGATATTGACGATTTAAAGCCATACCGCCCGAACTTGCGGCTCGTCAAAGGGGCGTACAAAGAATCGCCGGAAGTGGCGTTCCCGGACAAAAAGGATGTGGATGAGAACTTTAAAAAGATCATTAAACAGCATTTGCTGAACGGCAACTATACAGCGGTGGCGACGCATGACGACGCCATCATTGAATACACGAAGCAGCTTGTCAAGGAATACAACATTCCAAACAGCCAATTCGAGTTTCAAATGCTGTACGGCATCCGCCCGGAGCGTCAAATCGAGTTGGCGCGCGAAGGGTATACGATGCGCGTGTACGTCCCGTATGGCACGGACTGGTACGGCTATTTTATGCGCCGGCTGGCTGAGCGCCCGGCCAATGTGGCGTTCGTCTTAAAAGGGATGATCCGGAAGTAG
- a CDS encoding YuzL family protein, translated as MARVKKNPSKGGVSAASVKGNAGPTVEADGGGKRTSQNQQYKKHHMQGD; from the coding sequence ATGGCTCGGGTGAAAAAAAATCCGTCCAAAGGCGGCGTCAGCGCAGCCAGCGTGAAAGGAAACGCCGGCCCGACGGTTGAGGCGGACGGCGGCGGCAAGCGGACAAGCCAAAACCAGCAGTACAAAAAGCATCATATGCAAGGAGACTAA
- a CDS encoding 3-hydroxyacyl-CoA dehydrogenase/enoyl-CoA hydratase family protein, with product MAKRIRRVAVLGSGVMGSGIAAHLANVGIPTLLLDIVPRELTKEEEAKGWTLEHKQVRNRLANQALKRLLKQKPAPLMAKDNIALIETGNFEDDFHRLAEVDWIIEVVVENLDVKRSVFARVDEVRTPGTIVSSNTSGISIAAMAEGRSEDFQKHFLGTHFFNPPRYLKLLEIIPTEQTDPDIVAYMKTFAEEVLGKGVVMAKDTPNFIANRIGTYGLLITVREMMEGGYSVGEVDSVTGPLIGRPKSATFRTLDVVGLDTFVHVANNVYENVEGEEKEAFRVPEFMKAMLDNGWLGSKSGQGFFLKQGKDILELNYVTMQYEPRKKLATPAVEMAKQAKGASAKLQTLVYADGDRAGTLLWSIIAPTLLYTARLVGEIADDIVAIDQAMKWGFGWEQGPFELWDAIGLEKSVRKMQAEGRDIPAWITDMLADGAGAFYKTENGQRFYYAPGGYKVVEESEKTVHIRRLKETRGVIKKNAGASLIDLGDDVALLEFHSPNNAIGADIVQMINEALDEVNRNYKGLVIGNQGKNFCVGANLAMMLMEAQDENFFELELAVRQFQQALLQMKYNPKPVVVAPFAMTLGGGAEVSLAASRIQAAAETYIGLVEVGVGLIPGGGGNKELYIKRLNSLPSGADVDYVKVAAKTFETIAMAKVSTSAAEARELGFLNDRDGITMNGDHLLYEAKQVVLALYEDGYRPPVRKKIPVAGESGYAAMLLGAQSMFHSGYISEHDLKIAKKLAYVLAGGNVPYGTEVDEQYLLDLEREAFLSLIGEPKTQARMQHMLVKGKPLRN from the coding sequence ATGGCAAAACGCATTCGGCGCGTTGCGGTGCTAGGGTCCGGCGTCATGGGCTCGGGCATTGCTGCCCATTTGGCGAACGTCGGCATTCCAACGCTGCTGTTGGACATCGTGCCGCGGGAATTGACGAAAGAGGAAGAAGCAAAAGGTTGGACGCTCGAGCATAAGCAAGTGCGCAACCGCCTTGCCAATCAGGCGCTCAAGCGGCTGCTCAAGCAAAAACCGGCGCCGCTTATGGCGAAAGACAACATCGCGCTCATCGAGACGGGCAACTTCGAGGATGACTTCCACCGGCTCGCGGAAGTCGATTGGATCATTGAAGTGGTCGTGGAAAACTTGGATGTCAAACGAAGCGTCTTCGCCCGCGTGGATGAAGTGCGGACGCCGGGGACGATCGTCAGCTCGAATACGTCCGGCATTTCGATCGCGGCCATGGCGGAAGGACGTTCCGAGGACTTTCAAAAGCATTTTTTAGGCACGCACTTTTTCAACCCGCCGCGCTATTTAAAGCTGCTTGAAATCATTCCGACTGAGCAGACAGACCCGGATATCGTCGCCTACATGAAAACGTTTGCTGAGGAGGTGCTCGGCAAGGGCGTCGTCATGGCGAAAGATACGCCAAACTTTATCGCCAACCGGATCGGCACGTACGGACTGCTTATCACCGTCCGGGAGATGATGGAAGGCGGCTATAGCGTCGGTGAAGTCGATTCGGTCACCGGGCCGCTCATCGGACGGCCGAAAAGCGCGACATTCCGCACGCTTGACGTTGTCGGGCTCGATACGTTTGTCCATGTTGCCAACAACGTGTATGAAAACGTTGAAGGAGAAGAAAAAGAGGCGTTTCGCGTGCCGGAGTTTATGAAGGCAATGCTTGACAACGGCTGGCTCGGCAGCAAATCCGGCCAAGGATTTTTCCTGAAACAGGGGAAAGACATTCTCGAGCTCAATTACGTCACAATGCAGTACGAACCGCGCAAAAAATTGGCCACTCCGGCGGTGGAGATGGCGAAGCAGGCAAAAGGCGCGTCCGCTAAGCTGCAAACGCTCGTCTATGCCGACGGCGACCGCGCTGGCACGCTCCTTTGGAGCATCATCGCGCCAACATTGCTGTACACCGCCCGCCTTGTCGGGGAGATCGCCGACGACATCGTCGCGATCGATCAGGCGATGAAGTGGGGGTTCGGCTGGGAGCAAGGCCCGTTTGAACTGTGGGATGCGATCGGCCTTGAAAAATCGGTGCGCAAAATGCAGGCCGAGGGGCGCGACATTCCGGCATGGATTACGGACATGCTTGCGGATGGCGCCGGGGCGTTCTATAAAACGGAAAACGGCCAGCGGTTCTATTACGCGCCTGGCGGCTATAAAGTAGTGGAAGAAAGCGAAAAAACCGTTCATATCCGCCGGCTGAAAGAAACGCGCGGCGTCATCAAGAAAAACGCCGGAGCAAGCCTCATCGACCTGGGCGATGACGTGGCGCTTTTGGAGTTCCATTCGCCAAACAACGCGATCGGTGCTGATATCGTCCAAATGATCAACGAAGCGCTTGATGAAGTGAACCGCAACTACAAAGGGCTGGTCATCGGCAACCAAGGGAAAAATTTCTGCGTCGGCGCGAACCTTGCGATGATGCTCATGGAAGCGCAAGACGAAAACTTCTTTGAACTCGAGCTGGCAGTCCGGCAGTTCCAGCAGGCGCTTCTTCAGATGAAATACAATCCGAAGCCAGTCGTCGTCGCGCCGTTTGCCATGACGCTCGGCGGCGGGGCGGAAGTGAGCTTGGCGGCTTCGCGCATCCAGGCCGCAGCCGAGACGTACATCGGGCTTGTCGAAGTGGGCGTCGGCTTGATTCCGGGCGGCGGCGGCAACAAGGAGCTGTACATCAAACGGTTGAACAGCCTGCCGAGCGGGGCGGATGTCGACTATGTCAAAGTGGCGGCCAAAACGTTTGAAACGATCGCCATGGCGAAAGTGTCAACATCAGCGGCTGAAGCGCGCGAGCTTGGCTTTTTAAATGACCGCGACGGCATTACGATGAACGGCGATCATCTTCTTTACGAAGCGAAACAGGTAGTGCTCGCCTTATATGAAGACGGTTATCGCCCGCCTGTAAGGAAAAAAATTCCGGTGGCCGGCGAAAGCGGCTATGCAGCCATGCTGCTTGGCGCGCAATCGATGTTCCATTCCGGCTACATTAGCGAGCACGACTTGAAAATCGCCAAAAAACTCGCATACGTTTTGGCGGGCGGCAACGTGCCATACGGGACGGAAGTGGATGAGCAATACTTGCTCGACCTTGAGCGTGAAGCGTTCTTAAGCTTGATCGGCGAGCCGAAGACGCAAGCGAGAATGCAGCACATGCTTGTGAAAGGAAAACCGCTCCGCAACTAG
- a CDS encoding acetyl-CoA C-acetyltransferase, producing MREAVIVAGARTPVGKAKKGTLAHVRPDDLGALVVKETLKRAGNYDGDIDDLIIGCAMPEAEQGLNVARNIGALAGLPYTVPAITINRYCSSGLQAIAYAAERVMLGHSDTVIAGGVESMSMVPMMGHVVRPNARLAEEAPEYYMSMGHTAEQVAKKYGVSREDQDAFAVRSHQRAANALAEGKFDEEIVPVEVTVRKVENNKLVEEKVVFTQDEGVRPDTNMETLAKLRPAFAVNGTVTAGNASQMSDGAAAVMVMDREKAESLGLKPLGKFRSFAVAGVPPEVMGIGPVAAVPKALKLAGLELSDIGLIELNEAFASQSIQVIRELGLDEDIVNVNGGAIALGHPLGCTGAKLTLSLLYEMRRRNVQFGIVTMCIGGGMGAAGVFELL from the coding sequence GTGAGAGAAGCGGTGATTGTCGCAGGAGCGCGCACACCGGTCGGGAAAGCGAAAAAAGGGACGCTCGCCCATGTGCGGCCGGACGATTTAGGGGCGCTCGTCGTCAAAGAAACGCTAAAACGGGCAGGAAACTATGACGGGGATATCGACGATCTAATTATCGGCTGCGCCATGCCGGAGGCGGAGCAAGGGCTGAACGTCGCCCGCAACATCGGGGCGCTCGCCGGGCTGCCGTATACGGTGCCGGCGATCACGATCAACCGGTATTGCTCGTCCGGGTTGCAGGCGATCGCCTATGCGGCCGAACGGGTGATGCTCGGCCACTCCGATACGGTCATTGCCGGCGGGGTCGAATCGATGAGCATGGTGCCGATGATGGGCCATGTCGTCCGCCCGAACGCGCGTCTCGCCGAAGAAGCGCCGGAATATTACATGTCGATGGGGCATACAGCTGAACAAGTGGCAAAAAAATACGGCGTCAGCCGCGAGGACCAAGATGCGTTTGCCGTGCGCAGCCATCAGCGGGCGGCGAACGCGCTGGCTGAGGGGAAATTTGATGAGGAAATCGTGCCGGTGGAAGTGACGGTGCGCAAAGTCGAAAACAACAAACTCGTCGAAGAGAAAGTGGTCTTTACGCAAGATGAAGGGGTGCGCCCGGACACGAACATGGAGACGCTCGCGAAACTGCGCCCGGCGTTTGCCGTCAACGGCACGGTCACAGCGGGCAACGCCTCGCAAATGAGCGATGGGGCGGCGGCGGTGATGGTCATGGACCGCGAAAAAGCGGAGTCGCTCGGCCTGAAGCCGCTCGGCAAGTTCCGTTCGTTCGCCGTCGCCGGCGTGCCGCCGGAAGTGATGGGGATCGGTCCGGTCGCGGCTGTGCCGAAAGCGTTGAAGCTGGCCGGCCTTGAGCTGTCCGACATCGGCTTGATCGAGTTGAACGAAGCGTTTGCGTCCCAATCGATCCAAGTCATTCGCGAACTTGGGCTCGATGAGGACATCGTCAACGTCAACGGCGGGGCGATCGCCCTTGGCCATCCGCTCGGCTGCACGGGCGCGAAGCTGACTTTGTCGCTGCTTTATGAAATGCGGCGCCGCAACGTGCAGTTTGGCATTGTCACAATGTGCATCGGCGGCGGCATGGGGGCCGCGGGCGTCTTTGAACTGCTGTAA
- a CDS encoding acyl-CoA dehydrogenase family protein, with amino-acid sequence MAKTVDNAIQGGSFLIEDIAATRVFTPEDFTDEHHMIAKTTEEYVNNEVLPQLEHLESHEFDRSVKLLRKAGELGLLSADIPEEYGGLGLDKVSSAIIAENMAPAGGFAISHGAHVGIGSLPIVLFGTEEQKQKYLPYLATGEKIAAYALTEPGSGSDALGAKTTAKLNAEGTHYMLNGEKQWITNSGFADVFVVYAKVDGQHFTAFIVERDFPGVSTGPEEKKMGIKSSSTRTLILQDVPVPKENVLGEIGKGHVIAFNILNIGRYKLGLGAVGGAKRALEITLKYANQRQQFKRPISQFTLTQEKFATMAARLYAAESSVYRTVGLFDERMGLLDAEKAKDGKEIAKSIAEYAIECSLNKFFATEVLDYIVDEGVQIHGGYGFMQEYEIERAYRDSRINRIFEGTNEINRLLVPGMYLKKALKGELPLFQKAQQLQEELMMMTAAEPGSGVLEQEKYLVRNAKKIALMVAGLAAQKYGQRIEEEQEVLVNIADIVSNVYAMESALLRTEKAIQAGGEEKNKQKVLYTQIFCQEAFNEIEAHAKETLVAVEQGDTLRMMLAALRRLTRHTPINVIAKKREAAAALIEAERYIV; translated from the coding sequence ATGGCAAAAACGGTGGACAATGCGATTCAAGGCGGCAGCTTTTTAATTGAGGACATTGCGGCAACACGCGTATTTACGCCGGAAGATTTCACCGATGAACATCACATGATCGCCAAAACAACGGAAGAGTACGTCAACAACGAAGTGCTTCCGCAGCTTGAGCATCTTGAAAGCCATGAGTTTGACCGCTCGGTGAAACTGCTTCGCAAGGCGGGCGAACTCGGGCTGTTGAGCGCCGACATCCCGGAAGAGTACGGCGGCTTGGGGCTTGACAAAGTAAGCTCCGCCATCATTGCGGAAAATATGGCGCCGGCCGGCGGCTTTGCCATCTCGCACGGGGCGCACGTCGGCATCGGATCGCTGCCGATCGTCTTGTTCGGCACGGAAGAACAAAAACAAAAATATTTGCCGTATTTGGCAACGGGCGAGAAAATCGCCGCCTATGCTTTGACAGAGCCGGGATCGGGTTCTGACGCCCTTGGCGCGAAGACGACGGCGAAATTGAACGCCGAAGGGACGCACTACATGTTAAACGGCGAAAAACAATGGATCACCAACTCCGGCTTCGCTGATGTGTTTGTCGTCTACGCGAAAGTGGACGGCCAGCATTTCACTGCGTTCATCGTCGAACGCGACTTCCCGGGCGTCTCAACCGGTCCAGAAGAAAAGAAAATGGGGATTAAAAGCTCGTCGACACGGACGCTCATTTTGCAAGATGTGCCGGTGCCGAAAGAAAACGTGCTCGGCGAAATCGGCAAAGGCCATGTCATTGCCTTCAACATTTTGAACATCGGCCGCTACAAACTCGGGCTCGGGGCGGTCGGCGGGGCGAAACGGGCGCTTGAAATTACGCTGAAATACGCCAACCAACGCCAGCAGTTCAAACGGCCGATTTCGCAGTTTACGCTGACGCAAGAAAAATTTGCGACGATGGCAGCGCGCCTGTATGCAGCGGAAAGCTCCGTCTACCGCACGGTCGGCTTGTTCGACGAACGGATGGGCTTGCTCGATGCGGAAAAGGCGAAAGACGGCAAAGAAATTGCCAAGTCCATTGCCGAATACGCGATCGAATGCTCGTTGAACAAGTTTTTCGCGACGGAAGTGCTCGACTATATCGTTGATGAAGGCGTGCAAATTCATGGCGGCTACGGCTTTATGCAAGAATATGAAATCGAGCGCGCCTACCGCGATTCGCGCATTAACCGCATTTTCGAAGGGACGAACGAAATCAACCGCCTGCTCGTGCCGGGCATGTATTTGAAAAAAGCGTTAAAAGGCGAGCTGCCGCTCTTCCAAAAAGCGCAGCAGCTGCAGGAAGAGCTCATGATGATGACGGCCGCAGAACCGGGCTCCGGCGTGCTTGAACAAGAGAAATATTTGGTGCGCAACGCGAAAAAGATTGCCTTGATGGTCGCCGGCCTGGCGGCGCAAAAATACGGTCAACGGATTGAGGAGGAGCAAGAGGTGCTTGTCAATATCGCCGATATCGTCTCCAACGTTTATGCGATGGAATCGGCGCTTTTGCGCACCGAAAAAGCGATTCAAGCGGGCGGGGAAGAGAAAAACAAACAAAAAGTGTTGTATACGCAAATTTTCTGCCAAGAGGCGTTCAATGAAATCGAAGCCCATGCGAAAGAGACGCTCGTTGCTGTCGAGCAAGGCGACACGCTTCGGATGATGCTCGCCGCTCTCCGCCGGCTGACGCGCCATACGCCGATCAACGTGATCGCGAAAAAACGCGAAGCGGCGGCCGCCCTCATTGAAGCGGAACGGTATATTGTGTGA
- a CDS encoding arsenate reductase family protein translates to MALTLYWYPKCGTCRKAKRWLDEHGIEVQTVHLVDEPLTKEELARLHRQSGLPLKKFFNTSGMKYRELGLKDKLDGASEEEMLEWLSSDGMLVKRPILTDGERVVVGFREQAYESFFAGRLSAER, encoded by the coding sequence ATGGCGCTGACGTTGTATTGGTATCCGAAATGCGGGACGTGCCGGAAGGCGAAACGGTGGCTTGATGAGCACGGGATCGAGGTGCAAACGGTGCACCTTGTCGACGAGCCGCTGACGAAAGAGGAGCTGGCCCGCTTGCACCGCCAAAGCGGGCTGCCGCTTAAAAAATTTTTCAATACAAGCGGGATGAAATATCGCGAACTCGGATTAAAGGACAAGCTTGACGGCGCATCGGAAGAGGAGATGCTCGAGTGGCTCTCCTCGGACGGGATGTTAGTAAAACGGCCGATTTTAACCGATGGCGAACGGGTCGTTGTCGGGTTTCGCGAGCAAGCGTATGAGTCGTTTTTCGCCGGGCGTCTGTCGGCAGAAAGATAA
- the gcvH gene encoding glycine cleavage system protein GcvH produces the protein MNTPKELRYSKEHEWVRVEGDKVRIGITDFAQSELGDIVFVELPEVGTEITANEPFGSVESVKTVSELYAPISGTVVEVNEALNDNPEYVNESPYEKAWMIVIEPKDLSEVDNLLTAEQYEAMVNEG, from the coding sequence ATGAACACGCCAAAGGAACTTCGCTATTCTAAAGAGCACGAGTGGGTGCGCGTCGAAGGGGACAAAGTGCGCATCGGCATTACCGATTTTGCCCAATCAGAGCTTGGCGACATCGTGTTTGTCGAGCTGCCGGAAGTTGGAACGGAAATTACGGCGAATGAGCCGTTCGGCAGCGTCGAGTCGGTGAAAACCGTTTCGGAACTGTATGCGCCGATCAGCGGCACCGTCGTCGAAGTGAACGAAGCGTTAAACGACAACCCGGAATATGTGAATGAATCGCCGTATGAAAAAGCGTGGATGATTGTCATTGAACCGAAAGATTTAAGCGAAGTCGACAACTTGTTGACGGCTGAACAATACGAGGCGATGGTGAACGAAGGATAA
- a CDS encoding YusG family protein: MALQRTRIDITDRVTGKLNGRSLDLYEEGELIGRFPLPAAVQLKNGYTEQNGKIYKDVTATVEPDQKYVDCDGEAGWC; this comes from the coding sequence ATGGCGCTGCAACGAACGCGCATCGATATTACGGACCGGGTGACCGGCAAGCTGAACGGCCGCTCGCTGGACTTGTACGAGGAAGGGGAGCTCATCGGGCGCTTTCCGCTTCCGGCGGCCGTCCAGTTGAAAAATGGGTATACCGAACAGAACGGAAAAATCTATAAAGATGTGACTGCTACCGTTGAACCGGACCAAAAATATGTCGATTGCGACGGGGAGGCGGGCTGGTGTTAA